The Punica granatum isolate Tunisia-2019 chromosome 4, ASM765513v2, whole genome shotgun sequence genome has a window encoding:
- the LOC116204207 gene encoding endoglucanase 14-like, with product MSVVVLGLCLSLCFFGINVDAVSDYRTALTKSLLFFEAQRSGKLPTNQRVKWRGDSALKDGSDAGVDLSGGYYDAGDNVKFGFPMAYTITLLAWGAVDFEGKLKQKGELSNALAAIRWGTDYLIKAHPEPNVLFGGVGDGQADHSCWQRPEDMTSPRTTYKITNQSPGADLAAESAAALAAASIAFQSTDRSYSKQLLTHARQLFDFARNHPGQYQSSIPSAGSFYSSSGYQDELLWAAAWLQRATDEKTYVDFLGQASGTGGARQQFSWDDKYLGAQLLVAKLVLEGKAGSSGIFGQYKSDAETFLCNYAQKGSGNFKMTAGGMLWFLPWGNLQYVGAASLAAVSYASYLSAEKATIQCPGGSVSVSDLYAVAQSQADYVLGNNPKGLSYMVGFGSSYPTQPHHRGASIVSIKKDATPVTCQGGFDLWFNRIAPNPNVLDGAIVGGPNEQDGYTDSRSNYQQAEPATATVAPYVGLFASLA from the exons ATGTCAGTGGTTGTGTTAGGGCTTTGTCTGAGCCTGTGTTTCTTCGGTATCAATGTCGACGCTGTCAGCGATTATAGGACTGCATTGACGAAGTCATTGTTGTTCTTTGAGGCTCAGAGATCAGGGAAGCTGCCTACTAATCAAAGGGTTAAATGGCGGGGAGATTCTGCTCTTAAGGATGGCAGTGACGCCGGT GTTGATCTCTCGGGAGGGTATTATGATGCCGGTGACAACGTCAAATTTGGGTTCCCAATGGCCTACACGATAACGCTTCTGGCATGGGGCGCGGTGGATTTTGAGGGTAAGCTGAAACAAAAGGGCGAGCTATCTAATGCCCTCGCTGCCATCAGGTGGGGCACCGATTACCTCATCAAGGCCCACCCCGAGCCCAACGTTCTCTTTGGCGGGGTTGGGGACGGACAGGCCGACCACTCCTGCTGGCAGCGTCCTGAGGACATGACCAGCCCTCGGACGACTTACAAGATCACCAACCAGAGTCCAGGTGCCGATCTTGCTGCTGAAAGCGCAGCTGCTTTAGCTGCTGCATCCATCGCCTTTCAATCGACTGACCGCAGTTACTCCAAACAGCTCCTTACCCACGCCAGACAG CTCTTCGACTTTGCTCGGAACCACCCAGGACAGTATCAGTCCAGCATTCCCAGTGCCGGATCATTCTACTCCAGCAGTGGATATCAG GATGAATTGTTGTGGGCAGCGGCTTGGCTTCAGAGGGCTACTGATGAGAAAACATACGTAGATTTCCTCGGACAGGCAAGTGGGACGGGCGGTGCTCGGCAACAGTTCTCCTGGGACGACAAGTATCTTGGTGCCCAATTGCTCGTTGCTAAG CTGGTGCTGGAAGGGAAGGCAGGGAGCTCGGGAATATTTGGACAGTACAAGTCTGATGCCGAAACGTTCCTCTGTAACTATGCCCAAAAGGGCAGCGGCAACTTCAAGATGACGGCGGGAGGGATGCTGTGGTTCCTTCCCTGGGGAAACCTTCAGTATGTCGGAGCAGCTTCCCTTGCAGCAGTCTCATATGCGTCTTACCTCTCCGCCGAAAAGGCCACCATCCAGTGCCCTGGTGGCTCCGTCTCAGTTTCCGATCTCTATGCGGTCGCCCAATCCCAG gCGGATTACGTGCTGGGGAATAACCCAAAGGGACTGAGCTACATGGTCGGATTTGGGTCGAGCTACCCGACACAGCCCCACCATAGGGGGGCTTCTATCGTATCGATCAAGAAGGACGCAACCCCCGTAACATGCCAAGGTGGGTTTGATTTGTGGTTTAATAGAATCGCTCCCAACCCGAACGTGCTGGACGGCGCGATTGTTGGTGGCCCTAATGAGCAGGACGGGTACACCGACTCAAGGAGCAACTACCAGCAGGCTGAGCCCGCCACAGCAACCGTTGCCCCTTACGTTGGGCTTTTCGCAAGTCTTGCTTAG